A window of Streptomyces puniciscabiei genomic DNA:
GCTGCAGCCGGAACTGGAGCACCCGACCGGCGCTGCCGACGAGCCCGAGACGGTCGCGGTGGCCCCAGCGACGCCACCACAGTGACCCCGGGGAGGCCTCCTGCCGCGGGCGCTGACAGCTTCGTGCGGTACGTGGAACTCGATGACGGGCGGGGCCTGTTGGCCGGCGATGTCGGCTCACCAACGGGTCGGAGACCAACCAGTGGTCGACGTGCTGCGGTCCGACGGGATCGACGTCTCGATGACCTTGTCGTCGGCCTCGTACCGAGCCGTCGCGACGAGCCCCGGGTGGGGGCCGGAAACCGTGACTCGGGCCCACGACGGCGCCAGCGGCCCGCAACGAAACCTGATCAAACCCATGCACGAGCGTCCGCAGGCGCGCCAGAACGACGAGGAAGCCGGACTTCCCCCGTACAAGGAGTACACCCTTCATGACAACGCCCGAGGACACCTTGATCCCGGCGGGCCGACCACCACGAGACAACGGCGCGGCCCCGGGCCGCAGGCGCAAGCGCAAGCCCAGGCAGCGGGCCAAACGAATAACCATGGGCGTCGGCGGCTTCGTGATACTCGTCGCCGCGGCAGGCTGCGCGTGGATCTACCAGCTCAATGGCAACATCAAGCACAGTGCCCTGGACACCGGCTCCAAGCCGCAGAGGGGCGCCGTCATCCCCGGCGCAATGAACATCATGCTGATCGGTTCCGACACCCGTAACAGCGCCCTGGACAGCAACCTCGGCGGCTCGAACCCGTCGCTGCCGCACGCTGACGTCGAGATGCTGCTGCACATCTCGGCGGACCACAAGAACGCCACGGTGATGAGCATCCCGCGCGACACCGACGTGCAGATCCCCGACTGCACGCAGAACGGGAAGACGTACCACTTCCCGCAGCACGACCAGATCACCAACAGCCTGAACCGCGGTCCTGGCTGCACCGTATCCGCGGTCAACGCCCTGACCGGGGTCCACATCGACCACTTCATGGTGGTGGACTTCGGCGGTGTGGTGAGCATGTCCGACGCTGTGGGCGGCGTCCAGGTCTGCACCACCGGCAACGTGTACGACCCGGGCTCCCACCTCAAGCTCTCCAAGGGCACCCACACCCTGGTGGGCAAGGGCGCCCTGGAGTTCCTGCGCACCCGGCACGCCTTCGGCACCGCGAGCGACACGGATCGCACCCAGACCCAGCACATCTTCCTCAGCGCCCTCATCCACAAGCTGAAGAGCGCCAGCACGCTGGCCGACCCCACGAACGTGTTCAGCCTGGCGGAGGCCGCCTCCAAGGCGTTCGCGGTGGACGACGGGCTCGCCGGCGTGACGAAACTGGTCACCCTGGCCAACACGCTGGGGTCCATACCGGCCGACCACATCACCTTCACGACCATGCAGGTCGCGCAGGACCCCTACAACCCGACCTCCTGGCTGGTGCCCGGGCCGAACGCGCATCAGCTCTTCAACGCGATCGCCAACGACCAGTCGCTGACGCCGACCACCTTGTCGTCGAAGCCGACGCCGGGCGCCACCGCCTCCGCCGGCCGGCCGGCGGGCCCGTCGACAATCGAGGTCCACGTGCTCAACGGCACCGGGATCACCGGCCGCGCGGCCGCAGTGCAGAGCGAGCTGGCCGGCAAGGGCTACTCCAACTCCGTCGTCAGCCGGGACCCTACGCCGACCCTGACCGCGAGCAAGGTGGAATACCCGACCTCCGACCCGATCTACAAGCGTGAGGCCCAGCAAGTGGCCAGCGCCCTCGGCCTGCCGCCCTCCTCCCTCACCACGGCCTCCGGCATCACCTCGATCCACGTCGTGGTCGGCCCCGACCTGAAACCCACCGGCGGCTCGTCGGCCCCCAAGCCCCCGGTGAACATCGGCGCGGCGACGACCGACGCCCACCCCGAGAACGCCGGCGCCACGGTCAAATGCGCCCCGGCCAGCCCGTGGCCCTTGGGCGGCCTCCCCGCCTCCGCCGCGGCCTACCAGGGCCTCACCGTCGCGCAGGCCTACGCGAAAGCCGCCGAGAACGGCATCCCAGACTCAGACACGACCAACTGATCGGGCCGCGAGGCAGCCGGCGCGGGAGCGCCTGGATGACGTCGCGCCTACGTCCAGCCCGGTGAGAACCCGTTGGGGTCTCCGTGGGGCACCGGTCGGCCGGTGAGGGCGTCCAGGAGGAGGCGGCAACCGAGCGGCTTCCGCAGCTCCACCCTCACGCTCTGTCCGACCATCTGGGCGGTGCAGGGGCCGCTTCCGGCCCGGGCGGTGGAGGCGTACAGCACTGCGCTCTCGTCCGTCTCCAGCGCCTTGAGACAGGGCCGTCGTCGCAGGAGCCGTGTGCGGCCTTCACGGTGGCGGATCGGCCGTCTGCCGCCGTCCCGGCCGGCCGGGCGACGCTCCTGAGACCGCCAGCAGAGCCCTGCCGAGCTTGTGCGATCGGCGGCCTGTGGAAGCTTTCACGGGGTGACGGCGACCCGCTTGAGCGGGGTGTCGTAGCTCTCCAGCGTGAACAGCCATGCGGGAACGGCCGCCTAGCCCCGAGTCGTCACGCTCTGGAACGATCCGCTTGGCCATCGGAATCCCCGCAGAGCTGGTCGGCACGGTTTTGCCGCCCGAGAGGACGCCCACCGCCGTCTCATCGCGGAAGAGGGACCCTCCAATGTACCCATGCACCGAGCAGTTACTCGCCTCGATCATGTGGTGAAGCATGGTGCCGTACGTATACGTAGGTGTGGGCGGTCGAGCGGGCAGCGGCGACCGCTGACCTCCGTCTCATGTCCGAGCCCTTC
This region includes:
- a CDS encoding LCP family protein; the encoded protein is MTTPEDTLIPAGRPPRDNGAAPGRRRKRKPRQRAKRITMGVGGFVILVAAAGCAWIYQLNGNIKHSALDTGSKPQRGAVIPGAMNIMLIGSDTRNSALDSNLGGSNPSLPHADVEMLLHISADHKNATVMSIPRDTDVQIPDCTQNGKTYHFPQHDQITNSLNRGPGCTVSAVNALTGVHIDHFMVVDFGGVVSMSDAVGGVQVCTTGNVYDPGSHLKLSKGTHTLVGKGALEFLRTRHAFGTASDTDRTQTQHIFLSALIHKLKSASTLADPTNVFSLAEAASKAFAVDDGLAGVTKLVTLANTLGSIPADHITFTTMQVAQDPYNPTSWLVPGPNAHQLFNAIANDQSLTPTTLSSKPTPGATASAGRPAGPSTIEVHVLNGTGITGRAAAVQSELAGKGYSNSVVSRDPTPTLTASKVEYPTSDPIYKREAQQVASALGLPPSSLTTASGITSIHVVVGPDLKPTGGSSAPKPPVNIGAATTDAHPENAGATVKCAPASPWPLGGLPASAAAYQGLTVAQAYAKAAENGIPDSDTTN